In Pleuronectes platessa chromosome 5, fPlePla1.1, whole genome shotgun sequence, a single genomic region encodes these proteins:
- the LOC128440164 gene encoding protein phosphatase 1D, whose product MDNALLMRVSVYTDQGGRRYMEDVTEIIVEPEPGEDEPTSSESEESGGGDCTVPSQPEVGNPRRAGEPPESPQVLHATPEPERTEEPADIRSPSTPPAQPGRSRRSVAFFAVFDGHGGREAAQFARDYLWEFMKKQRGFWSDCDREVSSAIRKGFVACHHAMWKKLPEWPKTLTGLPSTSGTTASVVVIRGNRMYVAHVGDSAVVLGIQDDPSLPFIRAVEVTQDHKPELPRERERIEGLGGSVIKKSGVNRVVWKRPRLSHNGPVRRSTVIDQIPFLAVARALGDLWSYDFYSGEFVVSPEPDTSVVTLDPRKHRYIILGSDGLWNMVPPQEAVSMCQNNNDEMAPCGVSSARQLVSHALLRWRQRMLRADNTSAIVIDLQEPGTSQDTLHLEEVLLDLAKVSQCPPTSVSRADTPLLQRPPEEDSPSATCELLPALERQDGLSGNGSLYHMNLSDPFTLTPLCPNSSTELPGQSCPTDRTVGSWKPSSKRTNDGSSTGRSAKRTRRRTAVRRPQVRHDTGKKQKESNNVSPILKQHNKTTVCVY is encoded by the exons ATGGACAACGCATTATTGATGCGAGTGAGTGTGTACACCGACCAAGGAGGGAGGAGATACATGGAAGATGTGACCGAGATCATAGTGGAGCCCGAGCCGGGGGAAGATGAGCCGACGTCGAGTGAGTCGGAGGAGAGCGGCGGGGGAGACTGTACGGTCCCGTCCCAGCCGGAGGTCGGAAATCCACGCCGGGCTGGAGAGCCCCCGGAGTCCCCGCAGGTTTTACATGCAACCCCCGAACCCGAACGGACGGAGGAACCAGCGGACATACGTTCCCCGAGCACCCCGCCAGCTCAGCCCGGTCGCTCCCGCCGCTCCGTGGCGTTCTTCGCCGTGTTTGACGGTCACGGCGGTCGCGAGGCTGCGCAGTTTGCACGGGACTATTTGTGGGAGTTCATGAAGAAGCAGCGGGGCTTCTGGTCCGACTGTGACCGGGAGGTGTCGTCCGCTATACGCAAGGGGTTTGTTGCCTGTCACCACGCTATGTGGAAGAAGCTGC CTGAATGGCCAAAGACACTCACAGGCCTTCCTAGCACATCAGGCACCACAGCCAGCGTAGTGGTTATCCGAGGAAATCGCATGTATGTGGCTCATGTTGGGGATTCGGCAGTGGTTCTAGGGATCCAGGATGACCCCTCACTTCCATTCATCAGAGCTGTGGAAGTGACACAAGACCACAAACCCGAGCTgcccagagagagggagcgtaTTGAAGGTCTGGGAGGAAG tgtGATCAAGAAATCAGGCGTGAACCGGGTCGTCTGGAAGAGGCCACGGCTAAGTCACAATGGCCCAGTCCGTCGTAGCACGGTCATTGACCAGATACCATTCTTGGCAGTAGCCCGAGCTCTAG GTGATTTGTGGAGCTATGACTTCTACAGCGGGGAGTTTGTGGTTTCTCCGGAGCCAGACACCAGTGTGGTGACCCTCGACCCCAGGAAACACCGCTACATCATCCTGGGCAGTGATGGTCTGTGGAACATGGTGCCACCTCAAGAGGCCGTGTCCATGTGTCAGAACAACAATGATGAGATG GCACCGTGTGGGGTATCAAGTGCCCGGCAGCTTGTTAGCCATGCTCTTCTGCGGTGGCGCCAGAGGATGTTGCGCGCTGATAACACCAGTGCCATTGTAATCGACCTGCAGGAGCCTGGCACGTCCCAGGACACCCTGCACCTTGAGGAGGTGCTTCTCGACCTAGCCAAGGTGTCCCAGTGTCCTCCCACCTCCGTATCTCGCGCTGACACCCCTCTTCTTCAG CGGCCTCCAGAGGAAGACTCTCCCTCTGCCACATGTGAGCTCCTCCCTGCCCTGGAGCGACAGGATGGCCTATCAGGAAATGGCAGCCTGTACCACATGAATCTGTCTGACCCGTTTACTCTGACTCCACTGTGTCCAAACAGTAGTACAGAGCTGCCTGGTCAGTCATGTCCCACTGACAGGACAGTTGGCAGCTGGAAACCCAGCAGCAAAAGAACTAATGATGGATCATCAACAGGCCGTTCAGCAAAGAGAACCCGGCGCAGGACTGCCGTCAGGCGTCCCCAGGTCCGACACGACacaggaaagaaacaaaaagagtCCAATAATGTCTCTCCCATTCTCAAACAGCATAACAagaccacagtgtgtgtgtactga